In Thunnus thynnus chromosome 4, fThuThy2.1, whole genome shotgun sequence, a genomic segment contains:
- the LOC137181183 gene encoding adenosine receptor A1: protein MISSPGIKPREHVDMMYISIETAIALASVLGNVLVVLVVCVNRALRNTTFCFIVSLAVADIAVGVLVIPLAIIISLGFNTQFYTCLFLSCLLLIITQGSILSLLAIAIDRYLRVKIPTRYCTIVTQRRAYVAVCLCWILSFLTGLVPMIGWNNRDAQQNLSSSSDIICKFTTVIRMDYMVYFNFFGWVVVPLTIMIALYGEIFRVIRRQLNQRAEATCDGERYLRKELRLAKSLALVVFLFVVCWLPIHIMNCITFFCPGCVIPKFAMYVGIFMSHVNSALNPLVYAFRIKRFRVTLIQITHRCMLCKSTEPTPYPTSTPALTEKVDVNMPEGLENPRDTKGISKISPH, encoded by the exons ATGATTTCCTCTCCTGGTATCAAGCCTCGGGAGCATGTGGACATGATGTACATCTCCATTGAGACAGCCATCGCTCTGGCCTCTGTGCTGGGGAATGtgctggtggtgctggtggtgtgtgtgaaCCGGGCTCTCCGTAACACTACCTTCTGCTTCATCGTGTCTTTGGCGGTGGCTGACATTGCTGTGGGAGTTTTGGTCATCCCTCTGGCCATTATCATCAGTCTGGGATTTAACACTCAGTTCTACACttgcctcttcctctcctgcttGCTGCTCATTATCACCCAGGGCTCCATCCTTTCCCTGCTCGCTATCGCCATTGACCGATATCTGCGGGTCAAGATTCCAACCAG GTACTGCACCATAGTGACCCAGAGGAGGGCATATGTGGCCGTTTGTCTGTGCTGGATCCTGTCCTTCCTCACTGGATTGGTTCCAATGATTGGCTGGAATAACCGTGATGCTCAACAAAACCTCAGCAGTTCCAGCGACATCATCTGCAAATTTACTACTGTGATAAGGATGGACTACATGGTGTACTTCAATTTCTTCGGCTGGGTGGTGGTACCGCTGACCATAATGATTGCCCTGTATGGGGAGATCTTTAGGGTGATCCGGCGACAGCTTAACCAACGTGCTGAAGCCACTTGTGATGGAGAGAGGTACTTAAGGAAAGAGCTGAGGTTGGCTAAGTCACTGGCCTTGGTGGTCTtcctctttgttgtttgttggcTGCCAATACACATCATGAACTGCATCACTTTCTTCTGCCCAGGGTGTGTCATACCCAAGTTTGCCATGTATGTAGGCATTTTCATGTCCCATGTGAACTCAGCACTAAATCCGTTGGTTTATGCATTCAGGATAAAGCGGTTCCGTGTCACACTGATCCAGATCACTCATCGTTGCATGTTATGTAAGTCCACAGAGCCCACCCCGTACCCCACCAGCACACCTGCCCTGACTGAGAAAGTGGATGTAAACATGCCAGAAGGACTGGAGAATCCCCGTGACACTAAAGGGATTTCAAAAATATCACCACATTAA
- the rplp2 gene encoding 60S acidic ribosomal protein P2, with amino-acid sequence MRYVAAYLLAALGGNTSPSAKDIKAILGSVGIEADDERLDKVISELSGKDINEVMNSGLSKLASVPAGGAVAAPAAGAGGAAGAGAAPAAAEEKKEEKKEESEESDEDMGFGLFD; translated from the exons ATGCGTTACGTGGCCGCTTACCTCCTGGCTGCCCTCGGTGGGAACACCAGCCCCTCCGCAAAGGACATCAAAGCCATCTTGGGCAGCGTGGGAATTGAGGCCGATGACGAACGCTTAGACAAG GTCATTAGTGAGTTGAGTGGGAAAGACATCAATGAAGTCATGAACTCAG GCCTCTCCAAGTTAGCCTCCGTACCAGCAGGTGGTGCTGTAGCAGCTCCTGCCGCTGGTGCTGGTGGGGCCGCTGGAGCAGGGGCTGCGCCTGCTGCTG cggaagagaaaaaggaagagaagaaagaggaatcAGAAGAGTCAGACGAAGACATGGGCTTCGGACTCTTTGATTAA